One region of Quercus lobata isolate SW786 chromosome 2, ValleyOak3.0 Primary Assembly, whole genome shotgun sequence genomic DNA includes:
- the LOC115973800 gene encoding uncharacterized protein LOC115973800 encodes MAYKSQRTALIVIFACLAVLVPTGLAQLQQTPGLRQIPGLSQAPGLSQISGLLPQITRLLPNLGAGGLLGANGQCLSSLADVPECLTQVFGSLINGQFSIIGSSCCKAISEIEGSCLSNLFPSNPIFAPLLKNSCGQPSKGNGQISRITASKAALPGILLRNQDIQECWSSLSGVPGCLTDVMNSLFNGRVNFFGLACCKAITLVSDHCLPKLFPFNPSFHSTLKTFA; translated from the coding sequence ATGGCATATAAATCGCAAAGGACTGCTCTCATAGTGATATTTGCTTGTTTGGCAGTGTTGGTTCCTACAGGGCTAGCTCAGTTGCAACAAACTCCTGGGTTGCGTCAAATACCTGGATTGTCACAAGCACCCGGATTGTCACAAATATCTGGATTGTTGCCACAAATAACTAGATTGTTACCAAACCTTGGAGCTGGGGGACTTTTAGGGGCAAATGGGCAGTGTTTGTCATCTCTTGCAGACGTACCAGAGTGTCTCACTCAAGTTTTTGGTTCACTTATCAATGGCCAATTCAGCATTATAGGTTCCTCTTGTTGCAAAGCCATCTCTGAGATTGAGGGAAGTTGCTTGTCTAATTTGTTCCCCTCCAATCCCATCTTTGCTCCTTTGCTCAAAAATTCTTGTGGTCAACCATCTAAAGGAAACGGACAGATCTCCAGAATCACAGCGAGTAAGGCGGCCTTACCAGGGATTTTACTGAGGAATCAAGACATACAGGAATGCTGGTCATCTCTTTCAGGTGTACCAGGGTGTCTTACAGATGTTATGAATTCACTCTTTAATGGCAGAGTTAACTTCTTTGGCCTTGCTTGTTGTAAAGCCATCACTTTGGTCAGTGACCATTGCTTGCCAAAGTTATTCCCTTTTAACCCATCTTTTCATTCAACACTTAAAACGTTTGCATAA